A window from Rhodothermus bifroesti encodes these proteins:
- a CDS encoding CRTAC1 family protein yields the protein MAKQLGCYLGLWGILLVGWGCHAPEPATDVDTPLFEEVTSEAGLADFRHQTGAFGKKWMPESLGGGGGFVDIDGDGWSDIVLVTGAHWPGHGPALPALTVYRNRGDGTFENWTEKTGLDRYTAYGMGLAAADYDNDGDMDLFLTALGPNLLFRNEGGRFIEVSREAGLPRDAQWSTAAIFLDADRDGWLDLFYGNYVDWTPETDLFCSTDGVHKDYCTPRQYPGVSGRFFRNNGNGTFTEQTHKAGFAAMPGKTLGVAELDVNRDGWPDLVVANDTQRNLLFINNGDGTFTEQGLAAGIAFDANGRARAGMGIDVGFIGTTATPVIAIGNFSNEMVAFFQYVDQGVFIDRAPQVGLGSSTLLSLTFGLFFFDADLDGRLDLLLCNGHIQETIEQVQDGVTFRQRPQLFMQRAEGIFEAWPPQGPLAQPLLGRGAAYADYDRDGDLDVLLIENGGPVHLWRNRVNPGSPGAPYSVQLELQGTRSNRNALGTHLILYANGQRQERRVHGGSSYLSQHEYRLTVGLGSARQIDSLFVLWPSGQIDRWVQLPAQSAWRVIEAKGLEPLPLPGSKR from the coding sequence ATGGCAAAGCAGCTGGGATGTTATCTAGGCCTCTGGGGGATCCTCCTTGTTGGATGGGGATGTCACGCTCCTGAACCAGCAACCGATGTCGATACACCGCTTTTTGAAGAAGTCACCTCTGAAGCCGGCCTGGCTGATTTTCGCCACCAAACCGGTGCATTCGGCAAAAAATGGATGCCGGAAAGCCTTGGCGGAGGGGGCGGATTTGTAGACATCGATGGGGACGGCTGGTCCGACATTGTGCTGGTCACCGGTGCCCACTGGCCTGGCCACGGGCCTGCATTGCCTGCCCTGACCGTGTATCGCAACCGGGGCGACGGCACATTTGAAAACTGGACCGAGAAAACAGGGCTGGATCGCTATACAGCCTATGGGATGGGACTCGCAGCGGCTGACTACGATAACGATGGCGATATGGACCTTTTCCTTACAGCCCTAGGGCCAAACCTGCTTTTTCGGAATGAAGGAGGACGGTTTATCGAAGTCAGCCGTGAGGCCGGATTACCCCGCGATGCGCAATGGAGCACTGCAGCGATTTTTTTGGACGCCGATCGAGATGGATGGCTGGATCTCTTCTACGGAAACTATGTGGACTGGACCCCAGAGACCGATTTGTTTTGCTCAACTGATGGGGTACATAAAGATTATTGCACGCCACGTCAGTACCCAGGGGTGTCGGGACGCTTTTTCCGCAACAACGGCAACGGCACCTTCACTGAGCAAACCCACAAAGCCGGCTTTGCTGCCATGCCTGGCAAAACACTTGGCGTTGCCGAGCTGGACGTAAATCGCGACGGCTGGCCCGATCTTGTCGTGGCCAACGACACGCAACGCAACCTGCTTTTTATCAACAATGGCGATGGGACCTTTACCGAGCAAGGCCTTGCCGCTGGTATTGCCTTTGACGCCAATGGTCGCGCTCGAGCAGGCATGGGGATCGATGTAGGGTTTATCGGCACAACGGCTACACCGGTCATTGCGATTGGTAATTTTTCCAACGAAATGGTCGCTTTTTTTCAGTACGTTGATCAAGGGGTTTTTATTGATCGGGCCCCACAGGTTGGACTGGGCTCTTCGACCCTGCTGAGCTTAACATTTGGACTGTTTTTCTTTGATGCGGATCTGGACGGAAGACTCGACCTCTTGCTCTGCAATGGCCATATCCAGGAAACGATCGAACAGGTACAGGATGGCGTAACCTTTCGGCAACGTCCTCAGCTTTTTATGCAGCGTGCGGAGGGTATTTTTGAAGCATGGCCACCCCAAGGACCACTAGCACAACCGCTTTTGGGGCGCGGGGCTGCCTATGCCGACTATGATCGCGATGGCGATCTCGATGTGCTGCTCATTGAAAATGGTGGCCCGGTACATTTGTGGCGTAACCGGGTAAACCCAGGAAGTCCTGGAGCGCCTTATAGCGTGCAGCTTGAGTTGCAGGGAACGCGCAGTAACCGCAACGCTCTAGGCACACACCTAATCCTCTACGCAAATGGCCAGCGACAAGAGCGCCGTGTCCATGGAGGGAGCAGCTATCTTTCTCAGCATGAATATCGCCTAACAGTTGGTTTAGGCTCAGCCCGGCAAATTGACTCGCTGTTTGTGCTATGGCCTAGCGGCCAAATTGACCGATGGGTACAACTACCGGCGCAAAGTGCATGGCGCGTAATCGAAGCCAAAGGCCTCGAGCCGCTTCCGCTTCCTGGAAGCAAACGATAA
- a CDS encoding tetratricopeptide repeat protein: MARNRSQRPRAASASWKQTIRLGVAAAFLLSSCYPEPASRPELPPPAQVYLARLQQALATQSYALVWALADSIAQYAPEWPDVHFARGLVYMQQRRHEEAEAAFRRVLAVQPDYAGAWFNLGQNAALARKYREALHYYRQELALARKVTVDPRALAAIYAQMGRAYERLAQDDSARSAYAQALTIDSTFAEAHDGLRQVLERQGRYAEALKHAQKALLQHPEHIAYRYHVGALLVQLGRFAEARPLLEEVARRWPGHDGAAYNLGRALIGLGQTAEGQRYLQKADSLQRVTETLLLAQRRVELSPRDPEAWSNYARQLMQVGYLEEAYRALQTALSLAPGNLALLSNLAQLYLAMGDTASALAGMERIVKADTTFAEGWFNLGVLYAMTGRREAARRAWQRTLQLNPSHTLAQTYLRQLP, from the coding sequence ATGGCGCGTAATCGAAGCCAAAGGCCTCGAGCCGCTTCCGCTTCCTGGAAGCAAACGATAAGGCTGGGTGTTGCTGCAGCATTCCTGCTAAGCAGTTGTTACCCGGAGCCTGCTTCGCGGCCGGAGCTGCCTCCACCAGCACAAGTCTATCTGGCCCGCCTGCAACAGGCGCTGGCAACGCAGTCCTATGCCCTGGTATGGGCGCTGGCAGATAGCATTGCCCAATATGCTCCTGAATGGCCTGATGTGCATTTTGCACGTGGGCTGGTCTATATGCAACAGCGTCGCCACGAAGAAGCCGAAGCCGCTTTTCGCCGCGTACTGGCGGTGCAACCCGATTACGCAGGCGCTTGGTTTAATCTGGGGCAAAACGCTGCACTGGCCCGAAAATACCGCGAAGCCCTGCACTACTACCGACAAGAGCTGGCGTTGGCACGTAAAGTAACCGTAGACCCACGCGCGCTTGCCGCCATCTATGCCCAAATGGGACGCGCTTACGAGCGGTTAGCGCAAGACGACAGTGCGCGAAGTGCTTACGCCCAGGCGCTGACCATCGATAGCACGTTTGCCGAAGCCCACGACGGCCTGCGCCAAGTGCTCGAGCGCCAAGGACGTTATGCAGAAGCCCTAAAGCATGCTCAAAAAGCTTTGCTGCAGCACCCAGAGCATATCGCCTATCGCTACCACGTAGGCGCCCTATTGGTACAGTTGGGACGTTTTGCAGAAGCCCGACCGCTTCTGGAGGAAGTTGCACGCCGCTGGCCGGGACATGACGGTGCAGCCTATAACCTGGGCCGCGCTTTGATCGGTTTAGGACAAACCGCTGAGGGCCAACGTTATCTGCAAAAAGCCGATTCGCTGCAGCGTGTAACCGAAACACTTCTTTTGGCACAGCGACGCGTTGAACTAAGTCCTCGCGATCCCGAAGCTTGGTCCAATTATGCGCGCCAGCTTATGCAGGTCGGCTATCTAGAGGAGGCCTACAGAGCGCTACAGACAGCTTTGAGCTTAGCTCCAGGGAATCTGGCCTTGCTGAGCAACTTAGCGCAGCTTTACCTGGCCATGGGCGATACCGCAAGTGCCTTAGCTGGCATGGAGCGCATCGTCAAAGCCGATACTACCTTTGCCGAAGGCTGGTTCAACCTCGGCGTGCTCTACGCGATGACTGGCCGCCGAGAGGCTGCCCGCCGGGCCTGGCAGCGCACGCTGCAGCTGAACCCCTCCCACACGCTAGCCCAAACGTATTTGCGACAACTCCCCTGA
- a CDS encoding tetratricopeptide repeat protein: protein MKPCFALLCLISLALVACNQPGAKERPVHKRVQYFLLRAEAALERYAFAEALALADSAARYDPDEPAIAFLRGRLYAEMAQFAQAEAAYQEVLRRNPRFKGAWHNLANLKARQHQFREAIRLYHNELKHHPGAASWQAIGRAYRELGQVDSAAYAYQQALSLDSSYVPAYIGMAQLLDNEGRFEAALPYAAKAQQLSPASPETNYLLGELLMKNGRFEEALRYLQQAATAWPWHAAIQYSIGQTLLRLGQRAAGEAALRRAEQLRPLNAQLQMMEEAVRTTPGNPYAFAALGSVLRRLGRYDEALRAYTIALFLSPNNPEILHNVAALHFVQGDTLTAIATYQQVLAIDSTFADAWLNLGILYALRGEREAARHAWQQVLRYDPEHPAARRYLARLARP from the coding sequence ATGAAACCCTGCTTTGCCCTACTCTGCCTGATCAGCCTCGCACTTGTCGCCTGCAACCAGCCAGGCGCAAAAGAGCGGCCGGTTCATAAGCGCGTGCAGTACTTTCTGCTCCGCGCCGAGGCAGCACTCGAGCGCTATGCTTTTGCCGAAGCATTGGCTCTGGCAGACAGCGCTGCCCGATACGATCCGGACGAGCCAGCAATTGCGTTTTTGCGTGGACGGCTTTATGCTGAAATGGCCCAGTTTGCACAAGCCGAGGCTGCCTACCAGGAGGTGCTACGCCGCAATCCCCGCTTTAAAGGCGCTTGGCATAACCTGGCCAATCTTAAAGCACGGCAGCATCAATTCCGTGAAGCCATACGCTTGTACCATAATGAACTCAAACACCACCCCGGTGCGGCTTCCTGGCAAGCTATAGGACGGGCTTATCGTGAACTCGGCCAAGTAGACAGCGCTGCTTACGCCTATCAGCAAGCCTTAAGCCTAGACAGCAGCTACGTACCTGCGTATATCGGCATGGCCCAATTGCTGGACAATGAGGGCCGCTTTGAAGCGGCTTTACCCTATGCCGCAAAGGCGCAGCAACTCAGCCCAGCTAGCCCCGAGACGAATTATCTGCTGGGCGAGCTGCTGATGAAAAACGGACGGTTCGAAGAGGCCCTTCGGTATCTCCAACAAGCCGCGACGGCCTGGCCTTGGCATGCCGCAATCCAGTATAGCATAGGTCAGACGCTCTTACGATTGGGACAGCGCGCAGCTGGCGAAGCTGCCCTTCGGCGCGCAGAACAGCTCCGGCCACTGAATGCCCAACTGCAGATGATGGAAGAAGCCGTGCGAACCACACCCGGCAATCCCTACGCATTTGCTGCATTAGGATCTGTACTGCGCCGCTTGGGACGTTACGACGAAGCGCTGCGTGCCTACACCATCGCGCTCTTTCTTTCCCCGAACAATCCTGAAATTTTGCACAACGTAGCTGCCCTGCACTTTGTGCAGGGCGATACGCTCACGGCCATAGCCACCTACCAGCAGGTGCTGGCCATCGACTCTACGTTTGCCGACGCTTGGCTGAATTTGGGCATTCTCTATGCTCTGCGCGGCGAACGCGAAGCCGCAAGGCATGCCTGGCAACAGGTGTTACGTTACGATCCAGAGCATCCAGCTGCACGTCGGTACCTAGCCCGCCTAGCGCGCCCTTAG
- a CDS encoding nucleoside permease, which produces MKNFLSARLSAMMFLQFFIWGAWYTSVAVYMTAEGMETLTHWPYTVNPIAAIVAPFFLGLVADRFFATEKVLGVLHLLGGFVMLLVPQFSSTPVAFILLLLLYNLCYMPTLGLANSLAFHNIQSQEKQFPLIRVFGTIGWIIAGLFVSFVLKALVTDGRLPEQTPMPIYTAAVASILLGLYSFTLPHTPPPAAGQRVSIRSIVGLDALQQLGSRPFYVFLVSSFLICIPLAAYYNFTQLFLKATGFQNIAGTQTLGQMSEVIFMLLMPLFFARLGVKWMLLVGMGAWVLRYVLFALAAPDTIFWMIILGILLHGICYDFFFVTGQIYVDKKSTPEIRGQAQGMLVLVTYGVGMLIGAQVAGNVYNSFLNGASDLTLAQWQQFWFIPAAFAAVVMVGFGLLFNDRVERAPVTAPQATTAEQ; this is translated from the coding sequence ATGAAAAACTTTCTTAGCGCACGGCTAAGTGCCATGATGTTTCTCCAGTTCTTTATCTGGGGAGCTTGGTATACGTCGGTAGCTGTGTACATGACCGCCGAAGGTATGGAAACCCTTACGCACTGGCCGTACACGGTTAACCCCATCGCAGCCATTGTCGCTCCTTTCTTTTTGGGCTTGGTGGCCGACCGGTTTTTTGCTACTGAAAAGGTGCTGGGCGTGCTTCATCTGCTGGGAGGATTCGTGATGCTGCTGGTGCCGCAGTTTAGCAGCACACCTGTGGCGTTTATCTTGCTGTTATTGCTCTATAACCTCTGCTACATGCCTACACTGGGCCTAGCCAACTCGCTCGCTTTTCACAATATCCAAAGCCAAGAAAAGCAATTTCCGCTTATTCGCGTCTTCGGTACAATCGGTTGGATTATAGCTGGACTATTTGTCAGCTTTGTGCTTAAAGCGTTGGTGACGGATGGGCGTTTGCCTGAGCAGACACCTATGCCCATCTACACGGCCGCGGTGGCCAGCATCCTTCTGGGGCTTTATAGCTTTACGCTGCCCCATACACCCCCGCCTGCTGCTGGGCAGCGTGTCTCGATACGCAGCATCGTAGGGCTCGACGCTCTGCAGCAACTGGGCAGCCGGCCTTTTTACGTGTTCCTTGTGAGTTCCTTTTTAATCTGCATTCCCCTGGCGGCTTACTACAACTTCACGCAGCTTTTCCTGAAAGCTACGGGCTTTCAGAACATTGCCGGCACACAGACACTCGGCCAAATGTCTGAGGTGATCTTCATGCTACTTATGCCGTTGTTTTTTGCCCGCTTGGGCGTCAAATGGATGCTTCTGGTTGGCATGGGCGCTTGGGTACTGCGCTACGTGCTGTTTGCGCTGGCTGCCCCCGATACAATTTTCTGGATGATCATCCTGGGTATTCTGCTGCACGGCATTTGCTATGACTTTTTCTTTGTCACTGGCCAGATTTACGTGGATAAAAAATCCACGCCAGAAATTCGCGGCCAGGCGCAGGGAATGCTGGTGCTGGTAACCTATGGCGTCGGTATGCTGATTGGCGCTCAAGTGGCTGGTAACGTGTACAACAGTTTTCTAAACGGCGCCTCGGACCTAACCCTGGCTCAGTGGCAGCAGTTCTGGTTTATCCCAGCTGCCTTTGCGGCTGTGGTTATGGTGGGCTTTGGACTGCTCTTTAACGATCGCGTAGAACGGGCTCCGGTAACAGCTCCCCAAGCCACTACTGCAGAACAGTAA